Proteins encoded by one window of Cylindrospermum stagnale PCC 7417:
- a CDS encoding alpha-L-fucosidase: protein MSIINNWFATAGLGMFIHWGHSSQQRCELSWPLVGGVFSLPFCQNIPVEEYHRTAFTFNPQEYNPQKWAHLAKKIGMQYAILTAKHHDGFALFHTQQSDFSIKNASYNKDIVRQFVEAMRSEGLRIGLYFSLIDWHHPDYPAFTEADKPYRFDQIPQPTQQQRERYMQFMFNQIRELLTNYGEIDIIWFDGSWERTPEEWQAEELAKMIRELQPNILISDRLPNCGDFQTPEQFIPPQPPDHPWETCLTMNESWGYNSNDHNFKSSHQLIHTLCEVAGKGGNLLLNVSPMSDGQIPPEQLERLEEIGSWMSRHSESIIGTKPGLEPWQFYGPSTRKENRIYLHLLMKPYETISVRGIPIKRVKSVSLLADGTELAYTSRCAIIDSMLNSDPLGELTISVPESVIDPYATVICIDIYF from the coding sequence ATGTCAATTATCAATAACTGGTTTGCCACAGCCGGCTTGGGGATGTTTATTCATTGGGGTCATAGTTCTCAGCAAAGGTGTGAATTATCCTGGCCTTTGGTCGGGGGTGTATTTAGCCTTCCTTTCTGCCAAAATATTCCGGTTGAAGAGTATCACCGTACCGCCTTTACTTTCAATCCACAGGAATACAATCCTCAAAAATGGGCACATCTAGCCAAAAAAATCGGAATGCAGTACGCCATTTTAACTGCCAAGCATCATGATGGTTTTGCCCTATTCCATACCCAGCAATCAGACTTTTCTATTAAAAATGCATCCTACAACAAAGACATTGTGCGCCAATTTGTCGAGGCTATGCGCTCTGAAGGATTGCGAATTGGTCTTTATTTTTCGTTGATTGACTGGCATCATCCCGACTATCCGGCTTTTACAGAAGCTGATAAACCTTATCGCTTTGATCAAATACCGCAACCCACACAACAACAGCGGGAGCGATATATGCAGTTTATGTTTAATCAGATACGGGAATTGTTGACCAACTATGGTGAGATTGACATTATTTGGTTTGATGGTAGCTGGGAAAGGACTCCAGAGGAATGGCAGGCTGAAGAATTGGCAAAAATGATTCGTGAGTTACAACCTAATATTCTAATTAGCGATCGCCTACCCAACTGCGGAGATTTTCAGACTCCTGAGCAGTTTATTCCACCTCAACCCCCAGATCATCCTTGGGAAACCTGTCTGACTATGAATGAAAGTTGGGGATATAACTCAAACGATCACAACTTCAAGTCCTCTCACCAGCTAATTCATACACTGTGCGAAGTTGCAGGTAAGGGTGGAAATCTGCTACTCAATGTCAGTCCGATGAGTGATGGTCAAATCCCTCCTGAACAGTTAGAACGTCTAGAAGAAATAGGCAGTTGGATGTCTCGTCACTCCGAAAGTATCATTGGTACAAAACCGGGACTAGAACCCTGGCAATTTTATGGCCCTTCAACCCGTAAAGAAAATCGGATTTATCTACATCTATTAATGAAACCTTATGAAACTATATCCGTGAGAGGTATACCGATTAAACGAGTTAAGTCTGTATCACTTCTTGCTGATGGCACAGAACTAGCCTACACCAGTCGCTGTGCAATTATAGATTCCATGCTCAATTCTGACCCATTAGGGGAGTTGACCATTTCTGTACCCGAATCAGTCATCGATCCCTACGCAACAGTTATATGCATCGATATATATTTTTAA
- a CDS encoding sulfite exporter TauE/SafE family protein, producing MHYLLLPLFSFFVGIIVGLTGIGGASLITPMLIFVFQVPPSIAVSSDVVAATLMKVVGSVKHWQQKTLDVEVVKWLALGSVPGSLSGVGILHLIRRTGEHNLDSILLRLLGVMILLVTLLSLIQLLLMTFLPQFNLPELPKLDLKTNWGRFFTVTLGAVLGCFVGLTSVSSGSMFALVLIAFFRLDARKLVGTDISQAAILLLFTSLGHLTLGTVDWSLVLPIWLGSVPGVLLGAKICQIAPQRPLRFIIYAILMMVSLKLVSQA from the coding sequence ATGCACTATTTATTACTACCGCTCTTCAGTTTTTTTGTAGGTATCATCGTTGGTTTAACGGGAATTGGCGGGGCCTCTCTGATTACCCCAATGTTGATTTTTGTCTTCCAAGTTCCGCCTTCCATTGCTGTGAGTTCTGATGTTGTAGCTGCCACCTTGATGAAGGTAGTGGGCAGTGTCAAGCACTGGCAACAGAAAACCCTCGATGTGGAAGTCGTCAAATGGCTGGCATTGGGGAGTGTTCCTGGTTCACTATCCGGTGTGGGAATTTTACACCTCATCAGGCGGACGGGAGAACATAACCTAGATAGCATCTTGCTGCGGTTACTAGGGGTAATGATTTTATTAGTGACATTATTATCACTAATACAATTGTTGTTGATGACTTTTTTACCCCAATTTAATTTACCCGAACTACCAAAGTTAGACCTAAAAACCAACTGGGGACGTTTTTTCACTGTGACTTTAGGCGCAGTTTTAGGCTGTTTTGTTGGTCTAACTAGCGTCTCCTCTGGTTCCATGTTTGCCCTAGTGCTGATTGCTTTTTTCCGCCTTGATGCCCGTAAGTTAGTGGGTACAGATATTTCACAGGCGGCGATTTTATTGCTGTTTACCTCCCTCGGACACCTCACCTTAGGAACAGTAGATTGGAGTTTAGTATTGCCAATATGGCTAGGCTCTGTTCCGGGAGTTTTGCTAGGTGCTAAAATCTGCCAAATAGCTCCTCAACGCCCACTGCGATTTATCATTTATGCCATCTTAATGATGGTGAGTTTGAAGTTGGTTTCTCAAGCTTAA
- a CDS encoding cadmium resistance transporter, which translates to MRDLGTAFSEGIIAFAATNIDDLIILLLFFSQIDANFRRRHIFIGQYLGFATIIIASLPGYFGGLIIQRELIGLLGLLPIAIGIKQLLHRKPENTEVQTVTTDFKQSSHPNPILSFILSILHPQTYKVAAVTLANGGDNIGIYIPLFAGHDLTSLGVILSVFFFMVGVWCAIAYLLTRQPSIANVLSRYGKAVVPFVLIGLGLFIMYERGTFNLLPWL; encoded by the coding sequence ATGAGAGACCTTGGCACAGCGTTTAGTGAAGGTATAATCGCCTTCGCAGCTACAAATATCGACGACCTGATTATCCTGCTACTATTTTTTTCACAAATAGACGCTAATTTTCGGCGGCGGCATATCTTTATTGGTCAGTACCTTGGTTTTGCAACCATTATTATCGCTAGCTTACCAGGATACTTTGGTGGTTTAATTATACAGCGAGAATTGATTGGATTACTAGGATTACTACCAATAGCAATTGGTATCAAGCAATTACTACATCGAAAACCAGAAAATACAGAAGTTCAGACAGTAACCACAGATTTTAAGCAGTCCTCACACCCTAATCCTATACTCTCTTTTATTTTAAGTATTCTGCATCCTCAAACTTATAAAGTGGCGGCTGTAACGCTGGCTAATGGTGGTGACAATATTGGTATATATATCCCGTTATTTGCTGGTCATGACCTTACCAGCTTGGGAGTAATTTTAAGTGTATTTTTTTTCATGGTAGGGGTTTGGTGCGCTATTGCTTACTTGTTAACCCGTCAACCTAGCATCGCAAATGTTTTAAGTCGCTATGGTAAAGCTGTTGTTCCTTTTGTCTTGATTGGCTTGGGTTTGTTTATCATGTATGAAAGAGGTACGTTTAACTTATTGCCTTGGTTATAA
- a CDS encoding transglutaminase-like domain-containing protein, which yields MKEYLQASEVIDWQHPLVLELANKIASRYQTSTTIAKACFEWVRDEIYHSYDYQMNPVTCRASDVLKYKTGYCFAKSHLLAALLRANGIPSGFCYQRLSLNNNGEPYSLHGFNAVYLPEIAWYRVDARGNHQDVNAQFIPPKEQLAFKINFSEEAEFQNIFSEPISLVVEALQAHSTWDDMLLNLPDISLKMLDKYGIDLKNDAN from the coding sequence ATGAAAGAATATCTGCAAGCAAGCGAAGTTATTGACTGGCAACATCCTCTAGTTCTGGAACTTGCTAACAAGATTGCATCAAGATATCAAACATCGACAACGATTGCCAAAGCTTGTTTTGAGTGGGTACGGGATGAAATTTATCATAGCTACGACTATCAAATGAATCCTGTGACCTGTCGAGCTTCAGACGTACTCAAATACAAAACAGGTTATTGCTTTGCAAAGAGTCATTTGCTAGCAGCACTACTAAGAGCTAATGGCATTCCCTCAGGGTTTTGCTATCAGAGATTGAGCCTTAACAACAATGGTGAACCTTATAGCTTACATGGGTTTAATGCAGTTTACTTACCAGAAATAGCTTGGTATCGTGTTGATGCTAGAGGGAATCATCAAGATGTTAATGCTCAATTTATCCCCCCAAAAGAACAATTAGCCTTTAAAATTAATTTTTCGGAAGAAGCAGAATTTCAGAATATTTTTTCTGAGCCGATTTCATTAGTTGTGGAGGCTTTACAAGCTCACAGTACATGGGATGATATGCTGCTTAATCTTCCAGATATTTCCTTAAAAATGTTAGATAAATATGGTATTGATTTGAAAAATGATGCTAATTAA
- a CDS encoding cadmium resistance transporter, with translation MNNFITAISTGLVAFCATNIDDIVILLLFFSQVNANFRPRHIIAGQYLGFTILVILSLPGFFGGLILPPKLIGLLGLIPITIGISSLVNREVESPAEVAVETELAEASTIASLLTPQTYSVAAMTVANGSDNVSIYVPLFASSSLGNLLIIIIIFFILLAIWCYAAYQLTNQNQKIIANILTRCGNYSVPFVLIGLGAFIIWQSEALSPIKLVASCICLMVLVKNNEITS, from the coding sequence ATGAACAATTTCATCACTGCAATTAGCACAGGCTTAGTTGCATTCTGTGCCACCAATATTGATGATATTGTCATTCTGTTGCTGTTTTTTTCTCAAGTAAATGCTAATTTTCGTCCTCGGCACATTATTGCTGGTCAGTATCTTGGTTTTACCATCCTGGTAATTCTCAGTTTACCTGGTTTCTTCGGGGGTTTAATCTTACCGCCAAAATTGATTGGATTATTGGGGTTAATTCCTATCACAATCGGTATTAGCAGTTTAGTAAATCGAGAAGTAGAATCACCGGCAGAAGTTGCTGTGGAGACAGAACTAGCTGAAGCCTCCACAATTGCTAGTTTACTTACTCCCCAAACTTATAGCGTAGCGGCTATGACTGTGGCAAATGGTAGCGATAACGTTAGCATTTATGTGCCGTTATTTGCCAGCAGTAGCTTAGGAAATTTGTTAATAATAATTATTATATTTTTTATCTTGCTGGCAATTTGGTGCTATGCAGCATATCAATTAACTAACCAGAACCAGAAAATAATAGCTAATATTTTAACTCGTTGTGGTAATTATTCTGTACCTTTTGTGCTGATAGGATTGGGTGCTTTTATTATCTGGCAAAGTGAAGCTTTAAGCCCAATAAAATTAGTTGCAAGTTGTATTTGTTTGATGGTTTTGGTGAAAAATAATGAGATCACTTCTTAA
- the cysK gene encoding cysteine synthase A, with the protein MRIARDITELVGRTPLVQLNKIPQALGAVAQIVVKLESMNPAASVKDRIGVSMVQTAEEAGLIHPGKTTLVEPTSGNTGIALAMVAAAKGYHLILTMPDTMSHERRLMLRAYGAQLELTPGVEGMRGAIARAEEIVAQTPNAYMLQQFRNPANPKVHTLTTAEEIWQDTDGKVDILVAGVGTGGTITGVSEVIKQRKPTFQAIAVEPTSSPVLAGGRPGPHKIQGIGAGFVPAIYRSELVDEIIQVSDEDAIAYSRRLAKEEGLLSGISTGAALYVALQVAQRPENAGKLIVMIQPSFGERYLSTSLFKDPEENEWLAKV; encoded by the coding sequence GTGCGGATAGCGAGAGATATTACAGAGTTAGTCGGAAGGACGCCTCTAGTTCAGTTAAATAAGATTCCCCAAGCGTTGGGAGCAGTTGCTCAAATTGTGGTGAAGCTAGAAAGCATGAACCCAGCTGCTTCTGTTAAAGACCGGATTGGCGTCAGCATGGTGCAAACGGCAGAGGAAGCGGGGTTGATTCATCCTGGAAAAACCACTTTAGTAGAGCCGACCTCTGGTAATACGGGAATCGCACTGGCAATGGTGGCAGCCGCTAAGGGCTACCATCTCATTCTAACGATGCCTGATACGATGAGCCATGAAAGACGGCTAATGCTCAGGGCTTATGGCGCTCAACTAGAGTTAACGCCAGGGGTAGAAGGGATGCGTGGAGCGATCGCCCGGGCAGAGGAAATTGTCGCCCAAACACCCAATGCTTATATGTTGCAGCAGTTCCGTAACCCGGCGAACCCCAAAGTTCACACTCTTACCACAGCCGAAGAAATTTGGCAAGATACTGATGGAAAGGTGGATATTCTCGTCGCGGGAGTTGGTACTGGGGGGACGATTACGGGAGTTTCTGAAGTAATTAAACAGCGGAAACCAACTTTTCAAGCGATCGCCGTTGAACCAACCAGTAGCCCCGTGTTAGCAGGTGGAAGACCAGGTCCACACAAGATTCAGGGAATCGGAGCCGGATTTGTCCCCGCAATTTACCGTTCAGAATTGGTTGACGAAATCATTCAAGTGAGTGATGAGGATGCGATCGCCTACAGTCGTCGTTTAGCCAAAGAAGAAGGATTGCTATCAGGCATTTCTACCGGAGCCGCTTTATATGTCGCCCTTCAAGTAGCCCAGCGACCAGAAAACGCCGGCAAGTTGATTGTGATGATTCAGCCCAGCTTCGGTGAGCGCTATCTCAGCACCTCACTATTCAAAGACCCCGAAGAAAATGAGTGGTTGGCTAAGGTTTAA
- a CDS encoding RrF2 family transcriptional regulator, with amino-acid sequence MNSQNYALLDLSSKVEYALLALLELASHHGKKVPLTMSEITAKQPIPERYLEQILTNLRRAGVVQSQRGSKGGFVLVREPWQITLLEIVTVVEGERKEKETSEASTLERNLVHEIWEQANAASIEVLRSYTLQDLCQEREARAQQSPMYYI; translated from the coding sequence TTGAATAGCCAAAACTACGCTCTTCTGGATCTTTCTTCCAAAGTGGAATATGCGCTGCTGGCACTATTAGAACTGGCAAGCCACCACGGGAAAAAAGTACCTCTGACTATGAGCGAGATCACTGCCAAACAACCGATACCTGAACGCTATTTGGAACAAATTTTGACCAATCTGCGGCGTGCTGGTGTGGTGCAGAGTCAACGAGGCTCTAAAGGAGGTTTTGTTTTAGTTCGTGAACCTTGGCAGATTACCTTACTAGAGATTGTCACTGTGGTGGAAGGTGAGCGCAAAGAGAAAGAAACCTCTGAGGCTTCCACTCTGGAAAGGAATCTGGTTCATGAAATTTGGGAACAAGCCAATGCCGCCTCTATTGAGGTATTGCGTAGCTATACACTTCAAGATTTATGCCAAGAAAGAGAGGCTCGGGCCCAGCAGAGTCCCATGTATTACATTTAG
- the cysE gene encoding serine O-acetyltransferase, giving the protein MLLTDLRTIFERDPAARNWLEVLFCYPGLQALLSHRVAHWLYKMGLPFIPRFISHISRFLTGIEIHPGAVIGQGVFIDHGMGVVIGETAIVGDYALIYQGVTLGGTGKESGKRHPTLGSHVVVGAGAKVLGNIQIGDRVRIGAGSVVLRDAPSNTTVVGIPGRVTRQNNSNADALAHDKVRDVEAEVIGALFERLKTLEKQVELLRATPSLHLSEEVETEQTANIQSNSDSMIAAFLDGAGI; this is encoded by the coding sequence ATGCTATTAACTGATTTACGAACGATTTTTGAGCGTGACCCCGCAGCCCGTAATTGGCTGGAAGTCTTGTTCTGCTATCCTGGTCTTCAAGCCTTATTGAGCCACCGTGTGGCACACTGGCTATATAAAATGGGGCTGCCCTTTATACCTCGGTTTATTTCTCATATTAGTCGGTTTTTAACCGGAATTGAAATTCACCCAGGGGCAGTAATTGGTCAGGGTGTATTTATTGACCACGGTATGGGCGTAGTGATTGGCGAAACAGCCATTGTAGGTGATTATGCCCTGATTTATCAAGGTGTTACCCTGGGCGGTACCGGCAAAGAAAGCGGTAAGCGCCATCCCACTTTAGGCTCTCATGTGGTTGTGGGAGCGGGTGCAAAGGTCTTGGGGAATATTCAAATAGGCGATCGCGTCCGCATTGGCGCAGGTTCAGTAGTGCTACGAGATGCCCCCAGCAACACTACCGTCGTCGGCATTCCTGGACGTGTGACTCGTCAAAACAACTCAAATGCCGATGCTCTAGCTCATGATAAAGTGCGGGACGTAGAAGCTGAAGTCATAGGCGCTTTATTTGAACGACTCAAAACCCTAGAAAAACAAGTTGAGCTTTTGCGAGCTACCCCAAGTTTGCACTTAAGCGAAGAAGTAGAAACAGAACAAACTGCCAATATTCAGAGCAATTCTGATTCGATGATTGCAGCATTTCTAGATGGTGCGGGAATTTAG
- a CDS encoding sulfate/molybdate ABC transporter ATP-binding protein, whose protein sequence is MSIVVNNVSKHFGAFHAVEQVSLEIKTGSLVALLGPSGSGKSTLLRMIAGLEKPDAGEIWLVGENATHKSVQERHIGFVFQHYALFKHLTVRENVAFALELRQAPKNRIKQRVEELLDLVQLQGLGDRYPSQMSGGQRQRVALARALAVQPQVLLLDEPFGALDAKVRKELRSWLRHLHEDVNVTTVIVTHDQEEAMEVADEIVVMNRGRVEQVGTPAEIYDQSATPFVMSFIGPVNVLPANSGIQPKNNLVTSDNQVFLRPHDVLIQTDAAEDTAPAKVDHIIHLGWEVRIELLLELGQRINVHLSREQFHQLELQENQRVYIKPKKAKVFPTYALS, encoded by the coding sequence ATGAGTATTGTAGTTAACAACGTTTCTAAACACTTTGGTGCTTTTCACGCTGTTGAGCAAGTTAGCTTGGAGATTAAAACAGGCTCTTTGGTGGCGCTTTTGGGGCCGTCTGGCTCAGGAAAATCAACCTTACTGCGGATGATTGCGGGGTTAGAAAAGCCTGATGCTGGTGAAATTTGGCTGGTTGGTGAAAATGCCACCCATAAATCGGTGCAGGAACGCCATATTGGGTTTGTATTTCAGCATTATGCCTTGTTTAAGCATCTGACGGTGCGGGAGAATGTGGCTTTTGCCTTGGAACTGCGTCAGGCTCCAAAAAACAGGATAAAGCAGCGAGTGGAGGAACTTTTGGACTTGGTACAATTGCAAGGATTAGGCGATCGCTATCCTTCCCAAATGTCCGGTGGTCAACGGCAACGAGTAGCACTGGCACGGGCCTTGGCAGTTCAGCCACAAGTTTTGCTACTTGACGAACCCTTTGGCGCCTTAGATGCCAAAGTCCGCAAAGAATTGCGAAGTTGGTTACGACACCTCCATGAAGATGTGAATGTCACGACTGTAATTGTGACCCATGACCAGGAGGAAGCAATGGAAGTTGCTGATGAGATTGTGGTCATGAATCGAGGTCGGGTAGAGCAAGTTGGGACTCCAGCAGAAATTTATGACCAATCGGCAACACCTTTTGTGATGAGCTTTATTGGACCGGTGAATGTTTTACCTGCTAACTCTGGCATTCAACCAAAGAACAACTTGGTCACTTCAGACAATCAGGTATTTTTGCGCCCTCATGATGTTCTCATTCAAACAGATGCAGCCGAAGATACTGCACCTGCCAAAGTTGACCACATTATTCACTTGGGTTGGGAGGTTCGGATAGAGTTGCTTTTAGAGTTGGGACAAAGAATTAATGTTCACCTCAGCCGAGAACAGTTCCATCAACTCGAACTCCAAGAAAACCAGCGAGTTTATATCAAACCCAAAAAAGCCAAGGTTTTTCCCACTTACGCTTTGAGCTAG
- a CDS encoding Crp/Fnr family transcriptional regulator yields the protein MSLTLYTSLTNSSSKNAQNIFTRRSFLPEQNSALWKIERGFVRTFTYLEDGTTVALGLWGPGDIVGRSLSRIKPYQMECLTKVEATILPLDNYPELTETLLVHIQQAEELMVIRSYKKVDTMLIKLLAWLSQRFGSEVEKGRLIDMRLTHEDLAEMLGSTRVTITRILGQFEQEGLINRLSLHRIVVREEEIWYYEI from the coding sequence ATGTCACTGACTTTATACACAAGTCTTACCAATTCATCGAGTAAAAATGCCCAGAATATTTTTACACGGCGGTCATTTTTACCAGAACAGAACAGTGCTCTTTGGAAAATTGAACGGGGTTTTGTTCGGACTTTTACCTATTTAGAAGACGGGACGACGGTCGCTCTGGGATTATGGGGTCCTGGAGATATTGTTGGTAGATCTCTATCAAGAATCAAGCCCTATCAAATGGAGTGTCTAACTAAAGTTGAGGCGACCATCTTACCTCTAGATAATTACCCAGAACTGACAGAAACTTTGCTAGTCCACATCCAACAAGCGGAAGAATTAATGGTGATTCGTAGCTATAAAAAAGTAGATACTATGCTGATTAAGTTATTGGCATGGTTATCTCAAAGGTTTGGTTCAGAAGTTGAGAAGGGACGTTTAATAGATATGCGTTTAACTCATGAAGACTTGGCGGAAATGCTCGGTTCAACTCGTGTGACAATCACTCGTATCCTAGGGCAATTTGAGCAAGAGGGCTTGATTAATCGGCTCTCCTTACATCGAATTGTGGTGCGAGAAGAAGAGATTTGGTACTATGAAATTTGA
- a CDS encoding NIL domain-containing protein: protein MTAFNNVQLTVGARLSLVPSVEDKSQITQTRLRLHIPQSYLQEPVISQLISAHDLVVNITGAMLQADKGGGGYFDLELRGTVPQICSGLAYLESLNLKIFGKPNADSDAWYY from the coding sequence ATGACAGCATTTAATAACGTTCAACTCACAGTCGGAGCCAGACTATCGCTAGTTCCTTCAGTTGAGGACAAAAGCCAAATCACCCAAACTCGCCTGCGTCTACATATTCCCCAGTCCTACCTTCAAGAACCAGTGATTTCTCAGCTAATTTCTGCTCATGATTTAGTTGTTAATATTACTGGGGCGATGCTACAAGCAGACAAAGGGGGCGGAGGATATTTTGACTTGGAACTTCGGGGAACGGTGCCACAAATATGTAGTGGTCTTGCTTACCTGGAATCACTAAATCTAAAAATTTTCGGCAAGCCAAATGCTGATAGCGATGCTTGGTATTACTAA